The DNA window TGGCGGACATCCCTAATAATGCCATCGGCAGAAATCCTGACGAACTGGGCATGGCTGCTCTAGGGGTGGCCGGGGTCGGTGTAGTGGCCCATGCTGCGGCGACCATCGCCACCAAAACCAGTGAGAAAAGACAAAAACAGGACTAGTAAAGAAAGGTTTGGAATCTATGGCTACAAGAATTGTCGTTGATCCCCTGACCCGGGTAGAAGGGCATTTAAGAATCGAAGCTGTGGTTGAAGGTACCCAAATTACTGAAGCCCTAAGCTCGGGAACTATCTTTCGAGGAATTGAAAAAATCGTCGAGAACCGGGACCCCAGAGACGTTTGGTCTTTTGTGCAGAGAATCTGCGGAGTATGTACCCATATTCATGCCCTGACCTCAATCCGTGCCGTCGAAGATGCTCTTGACTATCGAATTCCTAAGAATGCCAACATTATCCGCAATATCATGACCCTTACCCAAATGGTCCATGATCATGTGGTTCATTTCTATCATTTGCATGGTTTCGACTGGGTGGATGTTCTCAGTGCTCTTAAAGCCGATCCCAAAGCCACCAGCGAACTGGCCATGTCCCTCTCGGATTGGCCGAACTCCTCGGCCGGTTACTTTCGCGATGTCCAGAACAAAGTCAAGGGGCTTGTGGAAAGCGGGCAGTTGGGGATTTTCGCCAATGCCTATTGGGGGCATCCTGCTTACCGTCTGCCTCCTGAAGCCAATTTGCTGGCAGTGGCTCATTATATTGAGGCACTAAATTGGCAAAAAGAAATCGTCAAAATCCACACTATCTTTGGCGGTAAAAACCCTCATCCTAATTATTGTGTAGGAGGTCATCCCTCCACCATCAATATGAATGATGTCCATGTGATTAATATGGAACGGTTAAATCTCGTCAAGTCCAAAATTGATGAGGCCCAAACCTTCGTGGATAAAGTCCTCCTTCCCGATCTCTTTGCTATTGCCGGCTTCTACAAAGGGGATTTATGGGGCGGCGGCATCGGCAATTTCCTTTGCTACGGCGGTGTCCCGATGACCGATATTCGCGAGCCTGATTCCTTCCTCTTCCCCAATGGTGCCGTCTTAAACCGGGATCTGAGCAAGGTTTATGACGTGGACTTGAAAGACCCCGAACACATCAAGGAATTCATCAGTCATTCCTGGTACCAATACGACGATCCTCAAGCAGGGCTGCACCCCTGGCAGGGCAAGACTGCCCCGGCTTATGACGGGCCAAGACCTCCCTACCATAATCTCGATGAGAATAAAAAATACAGCTGGATCAAAACTCCCCATTGGCAAGGACATCCCATGGAAGTGGGCCCCCTCGCCCGCTTTGTGGTGGGTTATGCCCGGGGCAATAAGCCTATCAAGGGGTTGGTGGACGATGCTTTACAGCGCCTGGACCTTCCCGTTGCCGCTCTATTCTCTACTTTGGGCAGAACCTTGGCCAGGGCCCTGGAAGCCAAACTTTCTGTGGATCATTTAGCCGGATTTTACGCGGATTTACTCGCTAATATTAAAGCAGGTGACAGTCAGACCTTCAATCCGGAGAAATGGGAACCCAGCCGCTGGCCGGCCACTGCTCAAGGGGTTGGCTTTGCCGAAGCGCCCCGGGGTGCTCTGGCTCACTGGGTCAAAATCCGTGACGGTAAGGTGGAAAGCTATCAGGCAGTGGTTCCAACCACCTGGAACGCCGCTCCCCGGGATGAGAAAGGGGTCAAAGGCCCCTACGAAGCCTCCCTCCTGGATACCCCTATAGCCGTTCAGGATCAGCCTCTGGAACTGCTGCGAACCATCCACTCCTTTGATCCTTGTTTAGCCTGCGCGACTCATCTCATCTCTCCGGCAGGAGAAGAATTAGCCAAAGTAAAAGTTCTCTAGACAAAGGATGTGTGCCCCATGGCTGAAACCAATAACTATCAACCTGATGGAAGTCCCTCAAAACTCCGCTCTCCTATCTATGTGTGGCAATGGCCGGTCAGATTCTTCCACTGGATCAATGCCGTCGCCATCGTGATTCTGTTTATAACCGGATTGTATATTGGCAATCCCATCCTGAGCGCTCCCGGGGAAGCGGCGGTCAATTTCTTCATGGGCAATATGCGCTTTTGGCATGGTATAACTGCTTATATCTTTACAGCCAATCTTCTTTTCCGCCTGTATTGGTTTGTGGTCGGCAATGAGTTCTCCAAACTGCGGTTTTGGCGCAAAGAGTTCTGGCAGGATGCCGTAGCCACTCTAAAATACTATCTCTTCTTAACCCGTGAACATACAACCCATGTCGGGCATAATTCGATGGCTCAATTGATGTATCTTGTCTTCATCTGGGTAGCCAGCCTGGTCATGATCCTGACCGGTTTTGCCATGAGAGCCACTGCCACACCCAGCGGAGTTCTTGGCCTTTTTTCCTGGCTGATCCCAGCTATAGGCAGTGAAAGTCAAGTCAGAATGATCCACCACCTGTTTGCCTGGGGTTATGCCGCCTTTCTCCTCGGCCATCTCTACATGGTCTTTCGTCAGGATATTTTGGATGATGATGGTACTGTCTCATCCATGATCAGCGGCTATAAATATGAACTCCCTGAAACTGTCAAACCGGAGGATCATCCCCCTTCTCCCTGATATCAGTTAATGGCGGCTGCCTCAATAAGCAGTCCGCCATTTTGCTTTTCCGGTTAGGTTTACTGGGGCAGCCTTTTCCCGCCGGGTTAATAAAATTAAAGGACACCGAAGTGTCCCCTGCTTGTTTTTAGCTGATAGCTTTACCGGATATCGTAGCTGGGCCTGTGACGGCAATATCCCCTTGAGCGGGCTGAAGGTTAGAAACCAACACTTGGTAAACATGATGACCGACCGTTACATCGGTCAGAACCGTTTGGAAGGCCGCCAACATTTCCACCGGTTCATCATCACCGTCTGCGAGGGCTTCCTGATGAGCAGCCCCTACTTCGAGCCCATCCTGCAAAACGACCAATCTAAGGGTGGGTTGAAAATCTGCAATGGTATTCACAACTTGCCAGCCGACAGATGTCTGCAATTCTACAAAGTTAGTCGCTGTGGGCACGAAAAGACCAAATTCCAGGATTAATGTTGGTATTCCTGTGAGCGGCACAAAAGTTGCCTCTGCTTCGTTGGTTATGATGCTTCTGTTGTAACTTAATAACGCCATTTCCGTTTCTCCTCTCCAATACCTAATAGTAGGAATAATCTCTATTCCATTATCAGCATATTAACGAACCGGAAATTGGTGTGACTACGAAAAAACTTTTGGGGAATCTTGAAGATTGTCCTCAACCTTGCTATACTGAAATTATCAAGTCCAAAGGGGAGTAGCTGTACAGCAAAGTCGTCATTCACGGACTAAAGTCCCGGCTTTGTTGGCAACACAGTTGTTAGCGAGACCTTTGCCCATTCGGGTAAAGGTTTTTTTAATGTCCAGACTTGTGCATTTAGGTACTACCCAAAATAAGGAAGGAAGCGATGAACGAAATGGAGTTTCTTAGCCCGGAATTTTTCTCAGCTGTATTAGCCATCGTACTTATGGACCTGGTTCTTGGAGGTGATAACGCCATTGTTATCGGCATGGCGGCGCGAAACTTACCCCAACAATCCCAGAAGAAAGTGATTCTGATCGGTACCGGTGGGGCTATCCTTATCCGCTCGTTAGCGACTATCGTGGCTGTCTGGTTATTAAAGATCCCCGGTTTAATGTTTGTGGGCGGCGTTCTCTTGGTTTGGATGGCTTACAACCTCCTTACCGATAATAAAGAAGGGGAGCAGGTGGCAAGCGCTGCGAATTTCTGGGGAGCCGTCCGCACAATCATTATTGCTGACTTTATTATGGGGTTGGATAATATTTTAGCCGTAGCAGGCGCTTCTCACGGAAGTCCCTTTCTGGTTATTTTCGGACTGTGCATCAGTATCCCCATCGTGGTCTGGGGAAGCACTCTTGTTATCAAGGCCATCAACCGCTTTCCGATCATTATTCCCCTCGGGGCTGCAGTCATAACCCACACAGCCGTAACCATGTTGGTGGGTGAACCTTATGTAAAAAACTTTCTTGGTGAAAGCGCCCTCCTTGAATGGAGCCTTAGTGCCGTCTTTATAGCCATAGTCCTGTTTCTTGGTCACCGGAAAAATAAGAAAAAATCTCTGCAAACTACTCAGCACCATGCAGCCTAGTGTATACCCAAAGAAACGTGCCCTGCCCGGGCACGTTTCTTTATGACTTATTTGCCAACCTGGATTCGCAGAGGAATTAATCTTCCACATCGATATCCAGTGCCGATATGGCCATCCAGTACCCTTGCCAAATAGCAAGGACCTGCTTACCCACATTATTATACTCTAAGTTGATGGACATCAAATCATCGATCATGACAGCCATTTCTCTGTCAATGCGCTCTCTCATGCCTAACTGGCTCTCCTGCTTGGCCACATGGGCAAAACGCATATAAGTAAAATCTGCCTCCACAAATTTGTTAAAGTCCAGCCTCTTCAATACAATACTCATCCTTCCTTAGTCTAATCACATCATAACTATCTTACCACATCCCTTAGTCCACTTCATTCTCTGCACTAAATAAAATGCTGTCCTCTTCACCATAACCACGAACCTCTTTTAGACCCCCATTCGGACTATATTCATCGGTCTGCCAGGTAAAAAGAAACAAATCCCCGTAGTATTCAGTCTGAGCCAAAACCCTTCCATCCCTTAGGATAACCTCAACCTTCTTAATTCTGGGGTCATTGACGATTCCGTAAAGTTTAAAATCATAATGATCATCATCAAAAGAACCATCCTTCGTATAATCTATTGCCTTAGTAGGATCATTTTCAAAGCCGACGGGGTTATTGCCAAAGCCCCAAAGAAAAAAGAGCTCCTTTTTTACCGTATTACAGGATACCCATCGATCGTATTTCCCCAAAATGTACTTACCCTTGTCAAAGTCCTCCATATGCACAACCTTCGATGGTCCATAATGGATGCTGCGTTCAGAATGTTCATGGGCTGACAGCGGACTCAGGTAGAGGCCAGAACGCAGAATGAACATAGCGCCTAACCCAACCATTAAGAGCATGTTGCGCATGATTTTCTTAGACCTACTCAATGACATCACCGGCCCTCAGCGGGATTTCAACCCGATAACTTCTATTGAAGTGATCATAGCTGATGATTAAGATCTCCGCTGTTTTATCAAAATTCGTAAAGGTTCTTATTCCTTTGGTCACAATTTCTCCGTTACTGCTACCGGAGCCACTCCAATATTCATTTTCCAAATTGTCCGAGATCCTGCCGATTCCGCCTAAGCTCCATCCTCTCCCCCAGAACCGGGTATCGTAATATTTGTAGATAATGCTTAACTCCCCATTCTTTTTCAGAATAACACGGGTAAATTCAAGCACTGTATCATCCAAACATACTTTTTCATCAACCTTTAAATCATAGACTATGTCGGTGGGGAGAATATCCTTGGCCGGATCATAAGCCGTCAAAGAATCCATAATTGGTATCCCATAAAACAAAAGATTAATGGCAACTAATAACACAACCGCTTTATTGGTTAACCACCATAACCAGCCAATGAGCGGATTATGCTGTTTATTGAGCTCTATGCCAATTTCCTTTGGCTCCCCCATACCCTCCACCGCTAAATGTACGGCGGCTTCTTTCTCATAGCCTTGTTCAAGATATTCTTCGATTCTATCCCAAAGGTGGCTTTCCAGTTCAGAACGGATGGCCTTTTTGTCAAAGGAAAATTTAACATGGGATAGAACAGTTCTCAAAAAATCATCCAACTCAGGAAAAAGCATGGGCGTTACCACCTATGACTTTGTTTACTGAAACCGAGAATGTTTCCCAGGTCTGCTTCTCTTCCGCCAGCTGCTTTTGACCTTTACTCGTTATTTTATAGTATTTCCGCTCTTTGCCGGTTTCACCTTTCACCATATATGAGGTGACTAATCCGTTATTTTCAAGCTTATGAAGAACGGGATAGAGTGTCCCCTCTTTAAACAGAAAGGTACTGTCCGAACGGGATTCCAGCTCCTTGATTATTTCATAACCATACCGATCCTGCTCTTGAAGCAAAGTCAGCACTAAAAGATTCGTGCTGCCACCAATCAAGCCTTTATCAATTTTCATCGTGCCACTCTCCTTATAAATATACCTTGATCATCTATGTAAATTATACATAGATGATCAAGGTATAGCAAAAAGATGTAATTTAAACCCCTTTCTAACGCAATAAAATACTTACGATTTCACTATGGGTACCGACCCGCATTGGCATCCCCCAAGTCCCCGCACCCGACGTAACAATAACATGGGGGCTATCGGCATCTTTTTGGTAGTGCCCGTAATCCACAACAAACAGGGCATTTGTAAACAAGCTCCCTGGAAATATCTGACCCCTGTGTGTATGTCCGGCAAGCACCAAATCAATCTCCGAGCCATACTGTTCAATATTTGAGGGAGTATGATCCATGACGACAACAGGGATATTGGTTGCCAGCGAAGCTATCGTCTCCGTCATATCTTTCCTTTTCAGCTCCCCAAAACCCCTGATCGGCGACGGATCCAGCCGGCCAATCAAAACCAGCCGCTCATCAATTATGACGTATTCATCATTCAGGAGCTTTATATTGCTTTGCTCAAGGAAACTGAGCATTTCCTTAAACGTGTTGCCGCCGTCATGATTGCCCAGGCAGGCATAGACGCCGTACGTAGCCCTGATGCCTTTAAACAAATCAATGGCCGCGGCAGGATTGCCTATGGCATGATAGTCATCGTTAAAAATATCCCCGGCCAGACAGACAAGATCCGGCTCCAAATGATTGATACCCTGAATGATATGCTCCAGATTTCTTTCCGAATTGACGGCTCCCAAATGTAAATCGCTGATCAGAACGATCTTCATATCGGCAGCTGAGGTCGTTTCTTTCGTTTGTACAGCATAGGAAACGTATTTAATCTGATTGGCGTTATAGATCCCATAACTGACCAGGCCGGCGGTTAATAGAATCACCATCAGCCCCGCATAAAAACGGATGCTCTGAGGGATAGGGCTGGGAATGACCTTGAAGATACTTCCGAACACTATCATCAAGTCCGCTACCATAAAAAATAATAAAAGATAGATAAAGACCCCCATCCAATGCGCGCCCAGCCAACTCATAATTCTCTTTATAAAAGAAGAAAAGGGCAAAAAACCAATGATCAACGATAAAGCAAAAAATAGATAGATGCCTGTATAAATCCTGGCGTTGATATACGGGAAGAGCAGGCTGAGCCATTGAAATATCTCCCTCCCGACATAATAGTTCGCGCCTCCGTAAACAGATAATATCACTATCACACCAAAAATGACGCCTGCTATGTTCATGGCACCCCCGCCTCTCCCAGATATAAAAAATCCGCAAATCTTTGCCTGGAGCAAGTTTGCGGATTTTCCTAATTTCATTAATGGTCGGAGCGACACGATTTGAACGTGCGACCTCTACCACCCCAAGGTAGCGCTCTACCAAGCTGAGCCACGCCCCGATTGCATCCCGTATTTGAGGGACTTATATAAAATAACATATGTTTTAAAAAAATGCAAGACATAAGTTGGCAACACACGCTTTAATTTTATCAGCTAATTTTGTCCGATGACCTCTATTTTCCGAACCCCGTTAATCTCACCTAATGCCCATAAAAGATTTTCCGGAATATCCACCATCCCCATATTCTCCACAGATATGGTGACATTGGCGATCCCCTGGAGAGGGATTCCCTGATTAATAGTCAGCACATTAGCCTTAAAACGGGCAATGGTATTCAACACATTGGATAAGACCCCTGCTGTATTTTCTAGGGTCAGGGAAAAGGTAATGATCTTTTCCCTGCTGGCCTCATAGAACGGAAAAACCCCATCCTTATATTTATAGAAGGCGCTGCGGCTCAGCTGGACCCGGTCCACAGCCTCATTAATCGTGTTCACATCCCCTTTGACCAACAGTTCTTTAGCCTGGGCTGTTTTGAGGATGGCCTCGGGAAGTATATCTTTACTGACGATTAAGAAATCTTTATTCCGGTTCTGACCCGCCACTGGCTTTCGCTCCCTGCTCCTGAACTATGGGAATACATGTGTTATTAGTGAACATTATAAGCAAATGTCCATCCTATAGCAACCTTTGTTTTTTGAATAAGAGGGACAGGTACCATTATTTACTTTATG is part of the Desulfitobacterium chlororespirans DSM 11544 genome and encodes:
- a CDS encoding nickel-dependent hydrogenase large subunit — its product is MATRIVVDPLTRVEGHLRIEAVVEGTQITEALSSGTIFRGIEKIVENRDPRDVWSFVQRICGVCTHIHALTSIRAVEDALDYRIPKNANIIRNIMTLTQMVHDHVVHFYHLHGFDWVDVLSALKADPKATSELAMSLSDWPNSSAGYFRDVQNKVKGLVESGQLGIFANAYWGHPAYRLPPEANLLAVAHYIEALNWQKEIVKIHTIFGGKNPHPNYCVGGHPSTINMNDVHVINMERLNLVKSKIDEAQTFVDKVLLPDLFAIAGFYKGDLWGGGIGNFLCYGGVPMTDIREPDSFLFPNGAVLNRDLSKVYDVDLKDPEHIKEFISHSWYQYDDPQAGLHPWQGKTAPAYDGPRPPYHNLDENKKYSWIKTPHWQGHPMEVGPLARFVVGYARGNKPIKGLVDDALQRLDLPVAALFSTLGRTLARALEAKLSVDHLAGFYADLLANIKAGDSQTFNPEKWEPSRWPATAQGVGFAEAPRGALAHWVKIRDGKVESYQAVVPTTWNAAPRDEKGVKGPYEASLLDTPIAVQDQPLELLRTIHSFDPCLACATHLISPAGEELAKVKVL
- the cybH gene encoding Ni/Fe-hydrogenase, b-type cytochrome subunit — translated: MAETNNYQPDGSPSKLRSPIYVWQWPVRFFHWINAVAIVILFITGLYIGNPILSAPGEAAVNFFMGNMRFWHGITAYIFTANLLFRLYWFVVGNEFSKLRFWRKEFWQDAVATLKYYLFLTREHTTHVGHNSMAQLMYLVFIWVASLVMILTGFAMRATATPSGVLGLFSWLIPAIGSESQVRMIHHLFAWGYAAFLLGHLYMVFRQDILDDDGTVSSMISGYKYELPETVKPEDHPPSP
- a CDS encoding TerC family protein, with product MEFLSPEFFSAVLAIVLMDLVLGGDNAIVIGMAARNLPQQSQKKVILIGTGGAILIRSLATIVAVWLLKIPGLMFVGGVLLVWMAYNLLTDNKEGEQVASAANFWGAVRTIIIADFIMGLDNILAVAGASHGSPFLVIFGLCISIPIVVWGSTLVIKAINRFPIIIPLGAAVITHTAVTMLVGEPYVKNFLGESALLEWSLSAVFIAIVLFLGHRKNKKKSLQTTQHHAA
- a CDS encoding permease prefix domain 1-containing protein, coding for MLFPELDDFLRTVLSHVKFSFDKKAIRSELESHLWDRIEEYLEQGYEKEAAVHLAVEGMGEPKEIGIELNKQHNPLIGWLWWLTNKAVVLLVAINLLFYGIPIMDSLTAYDPAKDILPTDIVYDLKVDEKVCLDDTVLEFTRVILKKNGELSIIYKYYDTRFWGRGWSLGGIGRISDNLENEYWSGSGSSNGEIVTKGIRTFTNFDKTAEILIISYDHFNRSYRVEIPLRAGDVIE
- a CDS encoding PadR family transcriptional regulator → MKIDKGLIGGSTNLLVLTLLQEQDRYGYEIIKELESRSDSTFLFKEGTLYPVLHKLENNGLVTSYMVKGETGKERKYYKITSKGQKQLAEEKQTWETFSVSVNKVIGGNAHAFS
- a CDS encoding metallophosphoesterase, with product MNIAGVIFGVIVILSVYGGANYYVGREIFQWLSLLFPYINARIYTGIYLFFALSLIIGFLPFSSFIKRIMSWLGAHWMGVFIYLLLFFMVADLMIVFGSIFKVIPSPIPQSIRFYAGLMVILLTAGLVSYGIYNANQIKYVSYAVQTKETTSAADMKIVLISDLHLGAVNSERNLEHIIQGINHLEPDLVCLAGDIFNDDYHAIGNPAAAIDLFKGIRATYGVYACLGNHDGGNTFKEMLSFLEQSNIKLLNDEYVIIDERLVLIGRLDPSPIRGFGELKRKDMTETIASLATNIPVVVMDHTPSNIEQYGSEIDLVLAGHTHRGQIFPGSLFTNALFVVDYGHYQKDADSPHVIVTSGAGTWGMPMRVGTHSEIVSILLR
- a CDS encoding ACT domain-containing protein, translating into MAGQNRNKDFLIVSKDILPEAILKTAQAKELLVKGDVNTINEAVDRVQLSRSAFYKYKDGVFPFYEASREKIITFSLTLENTAGVLSNVLNTIARFKANVLTINQGIPLQGIANVTISVENMGMVDIPENLLWALGEINGVRKIEVIGQN